A region of the Dysidea avara chromosome 9, odDysAvar1.4, whole genome shotgun sequence genome:
CGGATCAATGTAGTTGGGAAAGTAGTGTCTTGTTCTTTACCACAAGAGTTGAAGGGGAAGACTGGCAGTAAATATGTAAAACAAGAGGTCAATATAGCAGATTCGACAGCTGTCTGTAGAGGTGTGGCATGGGAGCAACATGTGAGTAGTTTGGAGGAAGGACTAAGCTACAAATTTGTAAATGTCACAGTGCGGTCATTTAATGCACATAAGTATTTGTCGCTTGGGGAAATGTGTAATATAACCAAGGTTGAAGATATTGGTGAGGTGGTAGATGACGATGTTGCTGAAGAACCTTGTTCAACAGTGGTGAAAGGAGACATAGCGGTAGTGATGAATATTGAATCATATTCAAGTTGCAGAAACTGTAATTCAAAAATTGGTGATGTTGGTAAAGCTGTAGTGGAGTGTGCCAAATGCAATTCAAAAATGAAATTGGCAAGGTGTGCTAAAGCGAGTATTGCTCGTGTATTATTGGAGGATGAGAAAGGAAATGAGCGCCAGTTGACCATGTTTAGTGATGTGCTTGATGAAGTTGCACaatgtgggaaagaagccagcCATTGTGACAAAATAGAAGATCAGATATTGTCAGCTCCAAAGCTATGTTATACAATTTCTACAAAGGAAGTGATCACGTCTGTATGTACTATTGAATAATTTGTTTTTCTCGGTGTGATCATATTAACTTCTTAGCACTACAAAATCATGATTGTATACATGTTTTCAATAATATTTTGAATTGATACTTTACTAATTGATGTAGCTATGGGTGCATGCATGGCATTTATTATTATGATCTGAGGCTTGGTTAGCTTTTGTGATGCAGGCGTTGATTGGAGCTTAGGTGACCTTACCGTCTTGTTATAGGTGTTGATAGCTATACACAATTGTGAAATCTTGGTCTATATATTTATTCGTGCTTTCTTTCTGACATGTTCATCAGTCCAGTGTTGATAGCTATCTAGGCCCGGCCGGTGAACTGAATGGATACCGCTAATTTCATTGTTCGTGTTGAATACCAGCAAAGAGCCGGCTCCCAACATGCTTTTGGAATGGTATATCCTGCAGATAATAGCAGCGTTTTATGGGAAGACGAGTATAACTTAGACATAGAACCTACCTATGGTGCAGATCGAGGTCGAGGTCACGCGGCAGTGGCACGTGATGACGAAGACTATGATGATAGCGGCGAAGAATATGATTTTCTAAGTGATGTAGAAGATGAAAACTATGAAACTTTTTCAACTGATGGAGAGGATGATAACTTAGTCAATCCTAGAGAGATAGCTATAGACTTTACACTACCCCAAACAATAACAGCTATATGCGTCATTGTATATGGTTTACGTGACCTGTTTATAGTTGTCATAATATTGTATTAAtttgcatagctatagctacagtgtagctagTTGCATTAAATTCAACTTTGATTGTGCCGTATAATTTTAGTACTTATAGAAGTGTATACTAAGTTGATTGGTTCTACTGCCTTCTTTAGTCCCTAGTTATATACAGATCAGTGTGATGGTAACAATGAtacaatatagctatagctagtatacACAGGGTTGTCACCTGATTCTGATATATTCATTACTAAAAATAGAATGGTGTGAACAATTAAAACTAAGAACATGGAAgcacaaaaaaattatgtagGTGTGTCATTGTGAACAACACTAAATCAAGGTGGTGACAGTGGCATATCAAGGGTATAGAGTGATAGAGGTGGCGATGGGTGTCATACTGTGTGGCGATCAAGTCACATTGTGAAATAACAGTAGTGTATTATCTTCTGGTGGTGGTGATGGTGTTTGCAATGAAGCTGGTGATGGTGTCACCTCATTTGGTGATGGCGTCATATTTTGATGCAATAATGGTACATCATGAAATGACAGCCGTGTTTTACTCTCTGGTGATAGTGTCACATTGTGAGGTGATggagtcatacagtacattgGTGGTGATGGTGTCATACTGTACGGTGGTGATGGTGTCATATCATTAGGCGATGGTGTCATATTATTAGGCGATGGTGTCATATCATTAGGCGATGGTGTCATACTGTACAGTGGTGGTGATGGTGTCATATTATGAGGTGATGGTGTCATACTATATGGTGTTGGTGGTGATGGTGTCATGTCATGAGGTGATGGTGATCTAGTAGCAACCATAGAACATATTGGTAGTTGCTGATGTGATAAGGTGTACATCTCACGTTCAGGTGTTGATGGAACAGTTGTTGAAGAAATTGCAATGTCATCTTGTGATGTAGGATACATTGAAAGGTCTTCATTATCACTAAATTGTTGCAGAGATTGCAGGCGGCTATCTTCATCAAGCCTTTCTTGTAATCGTGCACTGTTAGCAATGTTAGCAAATCGATTAAAAGAAACTGGTGAAATAAATAATAGATTGCTCAAATGCCTTACTCTAGAGCAAGCAACAAATGATAATCCTGCAGAAAATTCTCGTTTTCCTATATCTATTACAACCTTGTCTAAAGTGAGGCCTTGAGCTTTATGGACTGTGATAGCCCATGCCAGCTTTAATGGCAGTTGCAACCGTGAACATTGGGTACCACCAGACGACCAAGTACGTCGTAAAGGAACAATTGGAACAGTGTTATCATGAAGAGTAGGGCCAGAATAGTTGTCAAATTTTACCATCACTGCTAAAGGTAAATCTGGAGGGGCACCAGTTTGATAACAAATTGAAACTATAGTGCCAAGTGCTCCATTGACTAAACCTGCCTCAATCCATAAATTGGCAATGAGCATAACACGAGCAGTGGTGGCTATATGAATGATGGGATCCAAACCACCTGCATCATCTGTTGATGCTCTGTGAGCATTAGGGCCACTGTGTATTGCTTTAATAGCAGCAACAGGTCGATTAATATCTCTCAACTTCATCAAGTTATATTCTGCTACAGCCTGAACAGTTGGAAAAAGATGCAGGGCACAGTGAAATGATGACAAATCGTGCACTTTTGAGGGAATGCGTTTCATCAATTCTTCCCAGTCATGCAAAGATGTTTTAGCATTTCGTAGCCGAAGAAGAATATTTTTGAATAAAACTTGTTCAGGGTTATCACCATGCTGTCGCATAATTTGGTCTAGAACAACAGCTTTGCTAAAGCAGTGGTAAGTTGTACTGCCTAAATCTGATAAGTCATTCCGAAGTATGGTGGTGTATAATGGCAAATCCATAACTGGAGATAACTGACCAAAATCTCCAAATAAGATACATGAACAGCCACCAAGCATGTATTGTGATTGTTGAGGGAAAGTCTGTCGTAGACGCTTGTCGACTTGACCAAATAATTTCCTGCCCACCATGGACATTTCATCAATTACAATGTACCTCACTTCTGAGAATGACTGCTGCATAAGATGCAGTTGTTGACTGTGTAAATCTTTAAACTCTCCCTTGGTAGGTAAGTTAAAAAGAGAATGTAAAGTGTATCCCTCAATATTGTATGCTGCCACACCAGTAGGTGCTGCGACTCGCAGCTTAGATTGTAAAAGGAGTTTTAAACAATTTATAATATATGATTTACCAGTTCCTGCAGTACCAGATACAATCATGTGAAGGGGAGAGGTATCATTTGATTCAAAGTGCCGTTTTACTGTGTTATAGACTAACAACTGCTTACCTTGAAGCAAATTTGGATCTACATTGAAAGTATTGCTTACATGAAGAGGTGACTGTCTATGGGTGGAAATAAAGGATGGAACTTCGTGCAAATTTGTGTAAAGACGTGATGAACATGTCCAGTCAATATCATCAGTTGGATCGGTTGAGGGCTGTAAGTCTTGACCATGTTGACAAATATACATCCATTCCTGAACTTCTCTAACAGGCTGATTTTCGGTTTGGTTCAACTGGATCTATATAACATGCAATATGAATAATTGCAACAGTACATAAACTATGAGAGTGTGTTGAACTTTTAAAAGTCTTAAATGGTGTACATCAAAGAATTAAGGACATAGAGTGAATGTACCTTATTGCATCACTAGTTGACTTATTGGCTTTTAGGAGTTTATTGGAGTATTCTCTAACAGTCTGTTATTATACAAGCTTCATATAATGTTATTTTGACATGGAAACATAAAGCAAGAGTGCATAATATTAGTACAAAGGGGGAGTGTTGAATGGTGTATACCAGCATAAACACACTGTTGCTAGTGGCGATTTAACACGATGTTGTGTCAATAATCCCAAAGGTAAGTGTCATTGCCTTGGTTTAATATGCACATCCTTTCAAAGTGCTTACCCTGAAAACCCTCTACATGCACACTAACACAAACATTACAGGAATGCAATAGTGCAGCACTTGATACGTATAAACAATACCTCTTGTTCTTCCTCTTCAGTATGGCACTCTGCTTCAATTCTACGGATATCTTCTTCAAGGGAAGGTGGCACATCAGCTGACAATAAAAACTGTTGATATGCCTCTGTAAATGTACTGCTATCCTTTAAAAGGTCAGACAATTGCCTAAATTTGACATAAAGCATCAGTTTTTGTTGACAATATTGCTCAAAATTTGGTCCATTTGAATCTGGAGAACAATAAGGCCTTATAATCACAATGACATCTTTTCTTCTGCAACGAGGTTCAGTAGATGGGTCTTTTGGCATGATATATGTTTTGGCAAAAGTTAGCAGATTTAGTTCATCAAATGTAATGGGTCGGTGGATATAGTGGTCCAGAATTGAAGGAGCTGTTGATATCTGTCCATCCTGTACGTTTTGGACTAAATGAGAGCCATCAAGGCTTAATACAACAAAGTCTCTGGATGCTTTAAACATAGGAAGCTGTAATAGGAGATGGCAAGTTTCTTGTGCAGAGTAATCACGTTCACCAATGGTATTAATAAGCAACTTTTGTACAGCAGTAACAGAACTGTTACCTTCTTTAAGGCTATTGACTATAGTGTGAAACGTTTGTCGCATCGGTTCAGAACGTGGTTCACATTTGGTTGCATACTTTGCACAATACTCAACCACCTTTTCTTTGGAAATAAGGTATTGCATATCAACATTGGCTCTCCACGCTGAAAGTTGTATTGGGTTATAGCTATTGACTAACGGATCATTTCGCTTAGTTAGTAGCTCACATACTCCATCAACATGTACAATTGTAGTATCTCCTTGTAATGGCTTTGGGTATCCAAATCTACACTGTTGTTGGCCTTGTTTGGTTCGCAAGCAGTAACTGGTAGAACATCTGGTGTGCCGTTGACAAGTAGATACAAGCTCAATTAGGTCAGCATTATAGTCCCCTATATCAGAGTAAGGACGACTGCATACATGTGGATTAATTGATGCATTAGGTGCATTATCCAAGTTGCTACCATCTGGTAGCACAGCTGGGTTGTGTGTACAAACCAAAGAATCAATAAAGTTGATTAGTTGACGTCTAGATGTATTACCATCTTCCAAACTTTGTTCAACATTCGGAGCATTACGAAGCCATGCGACACCATGCACATGTGGGCTACCTCGGTGTTGCCATTCAAAGCGATACCAAAAATCGTAAGCACCAAGAATACCACTATAATAAACTTCAATAAACTTTTGAAATCGATGATAAAAAAACCAATCTGCCAAGGCGGGGTTTTCTATCAAAGCACCACTCTGTCTAACATTTTGTTCACCATAGAGATGCGACAATTCAGGCCAGTGTAAATCAGCTGCACTGTgagtaaaaaaaattgttggTAAACCAAGTGTATCAACCATGGCTATGAGGCGAGTTCTCTGTTGCATCCAGTACTGCCTAGTTCCTCTAAGGCTAGCAGCATAACGTAATACTCGGTTTGAAAAATTTTCTCCTTCATTAGCCATCATACTTTGCAGATCTTCTAGTGTTAACTGCCCATCTTCAGGATTGTGTCTAACATAGACTTGTCCAGATTGAAGAGCACGCCACCTCATCTCAGTGTTTAAAGCAAAATACCTAAATCTGCAATGTTTCGCAAATCTGCCATCATGATATAACATTAGATGCTTAAAATATGCTCCTATAGTAACAGAGTTTAAACGTGGTGCTAAAAACTCAGCTTTACCAGTAGGAAAAAGAACAGGAAAAGCACGGGTGATGTAACCTTCACATTGAAATTCATTTAAGGGATTTTGTCCTCTGGCTGGCCATGTTACTGTAGTTGACTGCAATGAATTACTGATATTCTGTTGCTCAGTATTGGTCTCAGGAATAATTGGAACAAAAGTCCTACATACATCTGGGTCACACTGGTCTTGTATTGGGCCTGTTGGCAAATCAGCATCAGTAGGATCAGAAGACACAGATATAGTAGGTATATTTGTTAGATGATCATTTTCAGGTAAAGTTAACAGATTTTCGTAATTGATTGTAATATCACTGAAGTATATATTATTTGTTATCAACCATTGTAAGGCAGTCAGTACCTTCGATCTACGTACACAGAAGTCATGATGGCTATGAGAGCCTTCTTTcctaacaataacaatatccAAATTTGATGGTAGACGTGGTAATTGCATAACAAACGAGGGAACATCCTGGGGCAAATTTATGACATGGCCACTATACCCATACTGTCCATGCGGCAAACGATAAATGGACATTAGTGGTATCACTGGGGAAATTAGCATTTGTTCAACTTCTGACAATCCCTGCATAAACAGATAAAGGTTAAAAGGCCATTGATTAACAAGGTACGTTATTACTTACAGTAAGTTCCGGTGGAACTGATCCAGGGTCCAAATTATTAGCGGCAGAAAACAGCTTTGGTATATGGTTATCATTGTGACAACGCGTACATGTGCGTGCGTCATTTACTGAAATGGTTGGGAACTTCtcataacaggttgaacatctGACTGGATCCAATGAAGCTAATTCAGCATGAAATTCCGCAATCTTAGAAATAACAGCAGGGTCATTGTATGCTGGCAATTCGGCATCTTGTGATCCGTTGATGTTTACATCAGGATTTGTGTCTGTACCGAGATTCGAAGCACTATCAAAACAAATAAAATCAATGTTAGCATGGTACATATACAAATCTGATAACACAACGTAAACCATAagcaagcaaacaaaattattatgtagataaatcaatgttattgttgtgtgactgattcattattttacatactaatTCTGCCTTCTCTGTTGCAAGATTGTGTCCCTTTGCCGAGCATATCTTGTTCTGGAGTATTCTCTGTTTCTCCTTCGTCTTTCTTCAGCTTCTTCTGGTGTTTCTCGGTCCCTTCTCAATCTGTACAGTTGTCTCCTTCTTCTAAGCCGTTCTTCTGCATTCATTTATTTAGCCAACCTTAGTTGATTTTCATATTCACGCGCTGACACACGTGTTTCAtacgctgtaatctacgtcgtatatttctccgtgacatggtcgatgagacgaacatatatggaagtgctgtaatctacttcgtatatttctccgtgacatggtcgatgagacgaacatatatggaagtgctgtaatctacttcgtatatttctccgtgacatggtcgacgagacgaacatatatggaagtgctgtaatctacgtcgtatatttctccgtgacatggccgatgagacgaacatatatggaagtgctgtaatctacgtagtatatttctccgtggcatggtcgatgagacgaacatatatggaagtgctgtaatctacgtcgtatatttctccgtgacatggtcgatgagacgaacatatatggaagtgctgtaatctacatcgtatatttctccgtggcatggtcgatgagacgaacatatatggaagtgctgtgatTTACGCCGTTTATTTCACGGTAAGTCCGTTTATTTCAGGGTCTCTTTCCGATTTCTTCTGTAGTTTTTTGGGCATGGTCGCTGAGACGAAAGTTACGTGggcgactcgctagtgtggggctcgctcaggctcgccccaaatACAGCAAGACCAATACGGTGCTGGGGTCAACATGttcaagtaaatagattgttaagaggtgtggtccccGAAATCGATTGTTATTAGTCAACCAAGATTGTTAATGGGTGTGGTcttgaacctatcatgaagttacaggtatctatgGGTGTACAGTACCTTATACTGTAGGcataagtgctttaaataattttgtggcatctaaaaaTGTTGTTCAAGGTAAGTGTTAATGCAGAAAATTAACgctttgatatggtttcattgcatgaggAAGACTACAAGCAAGTAttcagccttgcgactgtggtcaggcagactGACCAAAATTCAAGTTTCAGCAACTTTTTTAAAATTCTCTATCCGGCcacttgtaagtgttttcttg
Encoded here:
- the LOC136265558 gene encoding uncharacterized protein; its protein translation is MQGLSEVEQMLISPVIPLMSIYRLPHGQYGYSGHVINLPQDVPSFVMQLPRLPSNLDIVIVRKEGSHSHHDFCVRRSKVLTALQWLITNNIYFSDITINYENLLTLPENDHLTNIPTISVSSDPTDADLPTGPIQDQCDPDVCRTFVPIIPETNTEQQNISNSLQSTTVTWPARGQNPLNEFQCEGYITRAFPVLFPTGKAEFLAPRLNSVTIGAYFKHLMLYHDGRFAKHCRFRYFALNTEMRWRALQSGQVYVRHNPEDGQLTLEDLQSMMANEGENFSNRVLRYAASLRGTRQYWMQQRTRLIAMVDTLGLPTIFFTHSAADLHWPELSHLYGEQNVRQSGALIENPALADWFFYHRFQKFIEVYYSGILGAYDFWYRFEWQHRGSPHVHGVAWLRNAPNVEQSLEDGNTSRRQLINFIDSLVCTHNPAVLPDGSNLDNAPNASINPHVCSRPYSDIGDYNADLIELVSTCQRHTRCSTSYCLRTKQGQQQCRFGYPKPLQGDTTIVHVDGVCELLTKRNDPLVNSYNPIQLSAWRANVDMQYLISKEKVVEYCAKYATKCEPRSEPMRQTFHTIVNSLKEGNSSVTAVQKLLINTIGERDYSAQETCHLLLQLPMFKASRDFVVLSLDGSHLVQNVQDGQISTAPSILDHYIHRPITFDELNLLTFAKTYIMPKDPSTEPRCRRKDVIVIIRPYCSPDSNGPNFEQYCQQKLMLYVKFRQLSDLLKDSSTFTEAYQQFLLSADVPPSLEEDIRRIEAECHTEEEEQEIQLNQTENQPVREVQEWMYICQHGQDLQPSTDPTDDIDWTCSSRLYTNLHEVPSFISTHRQSPLHVSNTFNVDPNLLQGKQLLVYNTVKRHFESNDTSPLHMIVSGTAGTGKSYIINCLKLLLQSKLRVAAPTGVAAYNIEGYTLHSLFNLPTKGEFKDLHSQQLHLMQQSFSEVRYIVIDEMSMVGRKLFGQVDKRLRQTFPQQSQYMLGGCSCILFGDFGQLSPVMDLPLYTTILRNDLSDLGSTTYHCFSKAVVLDQIMRQHGDNPEQVLFKNILLRLRNAKTSLHDWEELMKRIPSKVHDLSSFHCALHLFPTVQAVAEYNLMKLRDINRPVAAIKAIHSGPNAHRASTDDAGGLDPIIHIATTARVMLIANLWIEAGLVNGALGTIVSICYQTGAPPDLPLAVMVKFDNYSGPTLHDNTVPIVPLRRTWSSGGTQCSRLQLPLKLAWAITVHKAQGLTLDKVVIDIGKREFSAGLSFVACSRVRHLSNLLFISPVSFNRFANIANSARLQERLDEDSRLQSLQQFSDNEDLSMYPTSQDDIAISSTTVPSTPEREMYTLSHQQLPICSMVATRSPSPHDMTPSPPTPYSMTPSPHNMTPSPPLYSMTPSPNDMTPSPNNMTPSPNDMTPSPPYSMTPSPPMYCMTPSPHNVTLSPESKTRLSFHDVPLLHQNMTPSPNEVTPSPASLQTPSPPPEDNTLLLFHNVT